GAAAACCTTCAACACGCCGCGGGTCTCCTCGTAGATCAGACCGGAGATACGCTTGACTCCGCCACGGCGAGCCAGACGGCGGATAGCGGGCTTCGTGATTCCCTGGATGTTATCACGGAGAACTTTACGGTGACGCTTGGCGCCTCCTTTACCGAGACCTTTGCCGCCTTTTCCTCTTCCGCTCATTTTTACtgttcagatgttttctgtCCAATAATGTCTCTGCTGGACTCACACTTGGTTTTACAGTCTAACTGAGGACGTGAAAGAAGACAGGAGGCGGGACTAAGCGTCTTCAGGAACCATGGCAACGGTGACGCTCTTAAAGAGACCGCGTCCCTAAttcaaaaaattcaaaaaattcGCACACAGAGAGTAGGAGTCATTTTTTCtacctgcttctttttttaacactgcTGAAGCAAGATCAGTGGCTAGAATCTTTTTGTTTAAGTTGTTATTTCCTTTTTGCAGTAgtggttggatttttttttcttccttttgatTCTGTtcaaaataatgatgatggcCATCAACGTGTCCCGTTTCAAACCTGCAaaccacagaaagaaaatatctCGGATAAAATCATCAAGTGAAACCACAGAAGTGCTTATTtttactgatcagccacaacattatgaccactaacgaGAGTAaagaattgaattgaattaaatgccTTTATTGTTATTGCACTCAGTGCAATGAAACGCTGACGGCATCTATCCTGATATATGTCAGACAGTGAGGAGGTTGTGATTGTATTAAATCCTGTGCCAATGTCCTGACGCTGTCCAGAGCTTTTCTGTCGGCCTTGGTAATGATGTTGAACCATACCAGTGTGTCATGTGTTATGATGCTCTGAATAGAACAACTGTCAATTATCAGTTTCTGAGGCAGCTTGACTATCCTCAACAACCTCATAAAGTACAACCACTGCTGTGCTATTTTGACACGAGCGCACTATACTGTTGCATTTCAATAGACACAGTTTGCAtatggtttgtgtgtgcattggtATATTTGATGTCCGGTGACTTATGATCAATTATTTATGATTGTACAGATGGAGAATAAATGCTTATATCAAACTGTAAAGTGGCTTTTATGAATATAGTTTAAGTGAAGTAGTGATAAAAGCTCTTTGTTGAAGTAGTgtgtggctcttaaaagagccGTTTGGTTTTGCTGTAAATGGTGCAGCAGTGTTTTACTTCTTGGCGGGCTTCTCGGTCTTCTTGGGCAGAAGAACGGCCTGGATGTTGGGCAGCACGCCGCCCTGAGCGATGGTGACTCCTCCAAGCAGCTTGTTGAGCTCCTCGTCGTTGCGGACAGCCAGCTGCAGGTGACGGGGGATGATACGGGTCTTCTTGTTGTCGCGGGCAGCGTTTCCAGCCAACTCCAGGATCTCAGCGGTCAGGTACTCCAGCACAGCCGCCAGGTAGACGGGGGCGCCGGCACCAACACGCTCCGCATAGTTGCCTTTACGCAGCAGCCTGTGAACACGGCCCACAGGGAACTGGAGTCCTGCACGGGAAGAGCGGGTCTTGGCCTTAGCTCTGGCTTTTCCTCCGGTTTTTCCGCGGCCACTCATTTTGCTG
The nucleotide sequence above comes from Mugil cephalus isolate CIBA_MC_2020 chromosome 2, CIBA_Mcephalus_1.1, whole genome shotgun sequence. Encoded proteins:
- the LOC125002375 gene encoding histone H2A-like; translated protein: MSGRGKTGGKARAKAKTRSSRAGLQFPVGRVHRLLRKGNYAERVGAGAPVYLAAVLEYLTAEILELAGNAARDNKKTRIIPRHLQLAVRNDEELNKLLGGVTIAQGGVLPNIQAVLLPKKTEKPAKK
- the LOC125002520 gene encoding histone H4, with the protein product MSGRGKGGKGLGKGGAKRHRKVLRDNIQGITKPAIRRLARRGGVKRISGLIYEETRGVLKVFLENVIRDAVTYTEHAKRKTVTAMDVVYALKRQGRTLYGFGG